One Campylobacterota bacterium DNA window includes the following coding sequences:
- the cmoB gene encoding tRNA 5-methoxyuridine(34)/uridine 5-oxyacetic acid(34) synthase CmoB, translating to MDLNAIRAERMKWMEWKNIAPLREALAVLPDFRAELSSQNTVALRGGGEIDAAELERVARMMMPWRKGPFDLFGLLIDTEWRSDMKYNFLRPHFDLRGKKVADIGCNNGYYMFRFLEDAPAKMVGFDPSALFKTQFDLINRFAKTDIVYELLGVEHLPYYEEKFDVIFCLGVLYHRSDPVAMLKGLRQGLAEGGEVYLDTFIIDGDEAVALCPSESYSKISNVYFVPTLKALENWCIRAGFKEFEVLGTVVTTSDEQRKTDWIESQSLEDFLDPADNSKTVEGYPAPKRGYVRIKKG from the coding sequence ATGGATTTAAACGCGATACGCGCCGAACGGATGAAATGGATGGAGTGGAAAAACATCGCGCCTTTGCGCGAAGCACTCGCCGTCCTTCCCGATTTCAGGGCCGAACTTTCGTCGCAGAATACGGTCGCCCTTCGCGGCGGCGGAGAGATCGACGCCGCGGAACTCGAAAGAGTCGCACGGATGATGATGCCCTGGCGCAAAGGGCCGTTTGACCTTTTCGGACTTTTGATCGATACCGAATGGCGTTCGGACATGAAATACAACTTTCTCCGCCCCCATTTCGACCTGCGCGGCAAAAAAGTCGCCGACATCGGCTGCAACAACGGTTATTACATGTTCCGTTTTCTCGAAGACGCTCCCGCAAAAATGGTCGGATTCGACCCTTCCGCACTTTTTAAGACGCAGTTCGATCTGATCAACCGGTTTGCGAAAACCGACATCGTTTACGAGCTTTTGGGGGTTGAACACCTGCCGTATTACGAGGAAAAATTCGACGTCATCTTCTGCCTGGGGGTGCTGTACCACCGCAGCGATCCCGTCGCCATGCTCAAAGGGTTGCGGCAGGGGCTCGCCGAAGGGGGAGAAGTCTATCTGGATACGTTCATCATCGACGGCGACGAAGCGGTCGCGCTGTGCCCCTCGGAAAGCTATTCCAAAATTTCCAACGTCTATTTCGTCCCTACGCTCAAAGCACTGGAAAACTGGTGCATCCGGGCCGGGTTTAAAGAATTCGAGGTGCTGGGAACGGTGGTAACAACCTCCGATGAACAGCGCAAAACCGACTGGATCGAGTCGCAAAGTCTTGAAGATTTTCTCGATCCGGCCGATAATAGCAAAACAGTAGAGGGGTATCCCGCGCCCAAACGGGGATACGTACGGATCAAAAAAGGATAA
- a CDS encoding cation diffusion facilitator family transporter: MRIEKKATLVSTTVAFMLVTFKLTVGIISGSVAVLASAIDSLLDMVVSTFNYYALHNAEKQPDEYFNFGRRKLEPLAAVVEGTVISLSALFILYEAISKLVQGSPIEHLDLSIGVMVVSIVVTAALVVFLHFVAKKTGNMVIEADALHYKTDLFSNAAVLISLAVIHFTDYTFIDPLLGIGIGIYMIYSAFPLIREGTLMLLDAALDAESVEKIHTLLHNQYDISGYHDLRTRRSGSEIYMSVHIVFSISTSLYDAHKVGDRIELALKKLFPDANVHALIHLDPYDDSEGEYLD, from the coding sequence ATGCGTATCGAAAAAAAAGCCACCCTCGTCTCTACCACCGTCGCCTTTATGCTGGTGACGTTCAAGCTCACCGTCGGCATCATCAGCGGTTCGGTCGCCGTTCTGGCCTCCGCTATCGACTCGCTGCTGGACATGGTCGTTTCGACCTTCAACTATTACGCCCTGCACAATGCCGAAAAACAGCCGGACGAATATTTCAATTTCGGACGGCGAAAACTCGAGCCCCTGGCCGCGGTCGTCGAAGGGACGGTCATCAGCCTCTCGGCCCTGTTCATCCTCTACGAAGCGATCTCCAAACTGGTTCAGGGGAGTCCCATCGAGCACCTGGATCTCTCGATCGGAGTGATGGTCGTCTCGATCGTCGTAACCGCCGCGCTGGTGGTATTTTTGCACTTTGTGGCGAAAAAAACGGGGAACATGGTCATCGAGGCCGATGCCCTCCATTACAAAACCGACCTCTTCAGCAACGCGGCGGTTCTGATCTCGCTCGCCGTCATCCACTTTACCGATTACACGTTCATCGATCCATTGCTGGGGATCGGAATCGGGATCTACATGATCTATTCGGCTTTCCCGCTGATCCGGGAAGGGACATTGATGCTCCTGGACGCGGCGCTCGACGCCGAAAGCGTCGAGAAGATCCATACCCTTTTACATAACCAGTACGACATCAGCGGCTATCACGATCTGCGTACCCGCCGTTCGGGATCGGAAATCTACATGAGCGTCCACATCGTTTTCAGCATCAGCACCTCTCTTTACGACGCCCACAAAGTGGGAGACCGTATTGAACTCGCACTCAAAAAGCTCTTTCCCGATGCAAACGTGCACGCCCTGATTCATCTGGACCCCTATGATGATTCTGAGGGAGAGTATCTAGACTGA
- a CDS encoding DUF3365 domain-containing protein produces the protein MKIFPFAVALATSSFLCAAALNDDQRIAKGASSSSALLQKLGGEVKKNMEASGAVKTLEFCSMNALPMTDQVSKESGTKIQRLSLKNRNPLNAAVGEEKELLEKWEKMVKSGESLPPHTLKQLSETRSVYYKPILINNEACLKCHGDIAPESALGKALKTTYPEDKAVGYKMGDLRGMVKVEIAE, from the coding sequence ATGAAAATTTTTCCCTTTGCTGTTGCTCTTGCCACTTCTTCGTTTCTCTGTGCCGCCGCTTTAAACGACGATCAACGGATCGCGAAAGGCGCCTCATCCTCTTCGGCTCTACTTCAAAAGCTCGGCGGAGAGGTCAAAAAGAACATGGAAGCTTCCGGAGCGGTCAAAACGCTCGAATTCTGTTCGATGAACGCCCTTCCCATGACCGATCAGGTGTCCAAAGAGAGCGGGACGAAGATCCAGCGACTCAGCCTCAAAAACCGCAATCCTCTCAACGCGGCGGTCGGGGAGGAGAAGGAGTTGCTGGAAAAATGGGAAAAAATGGTCAAAAGCGGAGAAAGTCTCCCCCCGCACACATTGAAACAACTCTCCGAAACCCGTAGCGTTTACTACAAGCCGATTCTTATCAATAACGAAGCGTGCCTGAAATGCCACGGCGACATCGCCCCGGAATCAGCGCTGGGCAAAGCGCTCAAGACGACCTATCCCGAAGACAAAGCGGTTGGATACAAAATGGGAGATTTACGGGGGATGGTAAAGGTTGAAATCGCCGAATAA